From a region of the Procambarus clarkii isolate CNS0578487 chromosome 18, FALCON_Pclarkii_2.0, whole genome shotgun sequence genome:
- the LOC123754632 gene encoding uncharacterized protein, translating to MTPDLSNRPDPDLTPRPDSPTRPPDQTSRPDPPTRPPDQTLPTRPPDQTSRPDLPTRPPDQTPRPDSPDQTSRPDPPTRPPDQTPRPDPPTRLSRPDLPTRPPDQTSRPDPPTRPPDQTLPTRPPDQIPRPDHPIRPPRPDSHHPQASSDRAFPTPLGIPHPGRTEVSSPLATGL from the coding sequence ATGACCCCCGACCTGAGCAACCGACCAGACCCTGACCTAACTCCTCGACCTGACTCCCCGACCAGACCCCCCGACCAGACCTCCCGACCAGACCCCCCGACCAGACCCCCCGACCAGACTCTCCCGACCAGACCTCCCGACCAGACCTCCCGACCAGACCTCCCGACCAGACCCCCCGACCAGACCCCCCGACCAGACTCTCCCGACCAGACCTCCCGACCAGACCCCCCGACCAGACCTCCCGACCAGACCCCCCGACCAGACCCCCCGACCAGACTCTCCCGACCAGACCTCCCGACCAGACCCCCCGACCAGACCTCCCGACCAGACCCCCCGACCAGACCCCCCGACCAGACTCTCCCGACCAGACCTCCCGACCAGATCCCTCGACCTGACCATCCGATCAGACCCCCACGACCAGACTCCCATCATCCTCAAGCTTCATCCGACCGAGCCTTCCCTACCCCTCTGGGTATTCCTCACCCAGGAAGGACTGAGGTCAGTAGCCCATTAGCAACTGGGCTGTAA